GCCGCGCACCTGCGAGGTCAGGTTGCCGGCCATGGTGTTCACCGAATCGGTGAGGTCCTTCCACACGCCCGCCACACCGGGCACGGTCGCCTGGCCGCCGAGTTCGCCCTCGGTGCCGACCTCCCGGGCCACCCGGGTCACCTCGGAGGAGAAGGAGGACAGCTGATCGACCATCGTGTTGACGGTGTTCTTCAGCTGAAGCATCTCGCCGGCCACATGGACGGTGACCTTCCGCGACAGATCGCCCTTGGCCACGGCCGTGGTGACGAGAGCAATGTCACGCACCTGAGCGGTGAGCCGGTACGCCATCGTGTTGACCGAATCCGTGAGGTCTTTCCACGAACCGGACATACCGCGCACCTGCGCCTGACCGCCGAGCTTGCCCTCGGTACCGACCTCCAGCGCGACCCGCGTGACCTCGTCGGTGAACGCCGACAGCTGGTCGACCAGGTTGTTGACGGTACGGGCGACCTTCAGGAATTCACCGCGAAGCGGACGAACGGACCCGTCGGTGCCGTCCGGGGCGTGCGAGCGCAGCTCCATACGCTGCTCCAGGTCGCCCTCGGCGACCGCCGAGAGGACCCGCCCCACCTCGGACACCGGACGCGCCAGATCGTCCACCAGCGCGTTCGAGGCGTCGATGGCGGCCGCCCAGGAGCCCTCACAGGCCCCCGTCTCCAGCCGCTCGGTCAGTTTCCCCTCGCGCCCGACCATCCTGCGTACGCGTGCGAGCTCACCCGTGAGGTGAAGATTCCGGTCCGCCACTTCATTGAAAACAGCGGCGATCTCGGCCATTACGCCGTCGCTGGACACCGTCAGGCGCCTGCGGAAATTCCCGTCCCTCATCGACACCAGAGCCGCCAGCAGCCTGTTCAGGGCCGCCGAATCGACTTCGGTTGTCCCATTGTTCCGGGACCGTCCGCCTTTTGCGCGCGTGTTGTTGGCACGCGCCGCCACGCCAGACTCCACCGTGTCCCTCCCGCAGGGGTTGACCGAACTGCCCGGGCTGTCTCCAGAAGCCTGCCCAGTGTTTCACCATGGCCGAACCAGGCCATAACAGTTCGGCAGCTTCGCATAGCGTCCCCGCCCCCGGTAGGCGGAAACAGTCTCGACCGGCATCCGCTCGGACAGCGAAGGTAAGTAACCTGGCATCCGGCTGTCCAACCGCCCCGGTCCGCCCGGCGGGGGTGGTGTGGGGCGAGTACTAGCACCGGGCACCGGGAGGGGCAGGCCGCATCATGGCAGAGCCGGGCGTCGAAACGCGTACGAGGAGTTCTGTGATCACCGCGCGGGCGGCTGCCACGTTCGACCCTGTCGGGCGGTCCGTCGCGACCGCCCGCGCCTTTGTGCGCGACACACTCCACGGGTGGGGGTACTCCGACGTGGTGGACGACGCGGTCGTCCTCACCAGCGAGCTCGTCACCAACGCGGTTGTACACGCGGGCACCGCCGCCGACGTCCTGTGTCTGCGCACGGACGACGGCGTACGCGTCGAAGTCGGCGACCGCTACCCGGAACGGGAGATCCCACTGCAGGGCAGCGGCCGGGTCATCGTGAGCCCCGACCGCGAGAACGGCCGCGGTCTGCTCCTGTGCGCGGCCCTCGCCTCCCGCTGGGGCGTCGAGTACACCCCCACCCACAAACAGGTCTGGTTCCAACTCGACCTCCCCCAGCGCCCGGTGGGCACCCGCTCCGCCGGCCCTGTCCTGCCCGTGGCCCTGCTTCCGGTCACCGACGAACGCGTGCGCGTCGCCGTCATTCAGATCGACCGCTCCGGTTCGATCTCCGTCTGGAACGAGGACGCGCAGCACCTCTTCGGCTACGCGGCCGACCAGGTCGTCGGCAAACCCCTCACCGACGTCGCTGCCTGGCCGCACACGCCCGGCATCGGCACCGGCATCGCGGACGCGCTCCGGCTCTCGCGCTGGGAAGGCAGTTACGGCGTCCGCGGCACCGACGGCCGCGTCATCCCCGTCTACGCATCGCACCTACGGGTACGGGACACCAACGGCGACCCCTCCACCGTCTGCCTTCTCGTACGCGACGACGAACGCGCCATCCTGCAGACACCGCAGCGCGCCCCTGTCACCGAAACCGGCACCGAGCGCACCACCGACCCCTTCGAAATCTTCATCGGCTCCCCGGCACCCGACGACCTCGACGGCCTCCTCCAGCGCACCGTCGAGCGCGCCCGCGACATGCTCGACGGAGACGCTGCCTTCCTACTCCTGGCCACCGACGACGAGACCGAGTTGGAGGTACGGGCCACCACCGGGCTGCCCTCGGCCCGCCAGCGGTTCGCCCGAGTCCCCGTCGAAGCCGGCACCGGTCGCTACGGCTCCGCCCGCATGCCCGCCGTCCACGAGGACCTCACGGCCGTCCCGGGCGCCGTTCCGCTCCTCAACTCCACCGGCATGCGCTCGGTCGTCACCGTCCCGCTCAAGGTCGAGGGGCGCCTCACCGGCTCCCTCGGCGTGGCCGCAGAATCCGCGGGCCGCTACTCCAACGAGGAGGCCCTGCGCCTCCAGTTCGCCGCCGACCGCATCGCCCTGGCCGTCGAATCGGCCCGCCTCGGTGAGCTGGAGCGGCTGCGCCGCGGTTCCCTCTCCTTCCTCGTCGAGGCCTCCGACCTGCTCGCCGGAACGCTCGACCGCGACCAGACGCTGGCCCTGATGGCCCAGATGACGGTCCCGACGCTCGCCACCTGGTGCGCCGTCTACACGATCGCCGACCAGTCCTCCGAGCCGTATCTCAGCTACGTACTCCACGAGGACGAGGAGAGGATCGACGGCCTCAAGGCACTCCTCTCCAAGATCGACCCGCCCGACCCGGTGACGACCCCCGGCGCCCGCGTGTGGACCGCGCCGGCCGAGGCAGGCCACCGCGCGGCTCTGCGCACCTCGCGGCGCGAACTCGGCCTGGGCTCAGGCCCACCGGTCTCTTCCGGCATCGGCGCCACCCTCGCCACCGCAGCCGCGGTAGGCGGAGAGACGGTCGTCCTGCCGCTCGTCGCACGCAACCGCGTCATCGGCATGCTTACCCTCGGCAAGCCCTCGGACGACCACTTCCGCCAGGAGATCCTGGAACTCGCCGAAGACCTCTCCCGACGGGCGGCCCTCGCCCTCGACAACGCCCGCCTGTACTCCGAGCGCGTGGCCATCAGCCAGTCGCTCCAGCGCAGCCTCCTCCCGCCGGAACTCCCCCATGTCCCCGGCGTGGAGGTCGAAGTCATCTACCGCGCTGCGGGCGAAGGCAACGAAGTGGGCGGCGACTTCTACGACGTCTTCCCGATCCGCGACGGTGCATACGGCTTCGCCATCGGCGACGTCTGCGGTACGGGCCCGGAAGCTGCGGCCGTCACCGGCCTCGCCCGCCATGCCCTGCGCCTGCTCGCCCGGGAGGGCTTCGGGGGCCCCGCGGTCCTGGAGCGGCTCAACGCCGCGATCCTCGACGAGGGAGCCCGGAGCCGCTTCCTCACCCTCCTCTATGGCGAGTTGTGGCCGCAGGAGGACGGCAGCGCGATCCTCAAGGTCGTCTGCGCCGGCCACCCGCTCCCGCTGCGCCTGCGCCAGGACGGCAGCGTCGAACCTGCGGCCGAACCCCAGCCCCTCCTCGGCGTCATGGACGACCTGGAGTTGTACGAGCAGATGGTGACCCTCGACCCGGGCGACGTCCTGCTCTGCGTCACCGACGGCGTCACCGAACGCCGCGAGGGCACCCGCATGCTGGGGGACGACGGCCTGATCGACGTCCTCACCAACTGCACGGGCCTGACAGCGGGCGCGGTCGCCTCCCGCGTCCTGCGTGCCGTCGAACGCTTCGCCGCCGAACCCGCATCAGACGACATGGCCATCCTGGCGATGCGCGTCCCGGAGCCCCACAGGGCCTGAACACGCCGAAGGCCCCCGCCAGTTGGCGGGGGCCTTCGTCTGTACGAGCCCCAATACGGAATCGAACCGTAGACCTTCTCCTTACCATGGAGACGCTCTACCGACTGAGCTATTGGGGCGTGCTGCGCGGTGGCAACGGGTTAGATCATACCCTGTGCAAACGGTGCTCCGAACCACCTCGAAGCAGCCCCCGGAGCAGCCCGGTGGCGACCACTTGGAGGCCGACGCCGGCCCGCGTAGGCAGGAAGAGCCCCGTGAAAGCAGGAAAGCCCCGCACCAGGAGGTGCGGGGCTTTCCCACAATGATTGTTCGGCGGCGTCCTACTCTCCCACAGGGTCCCCCCTGCAGTACCATCGGCGCTGAAAGGCTTAGCTTCCGGGTTCGGAATGTAACCGGGCGTTTCCCTAACGCAATGACCACCGAAACACTATGAAGATATCCGACACCGGAATCCCCCGGCCAGGGGGGACTCGACAGTTCGTTACTTCAGAACTGACACAGTGGACGCGAGCAACTGAGGACAAGCCCTCGGCCTATTAGTACCAGTCAGCTCCACCCCTTGCGGGGCTTCCACATCTGGCCTATCAACCCAGTCGTCTACTGGGAGCCTTAACCCCTCAAAGGGGGTGGGAGTCCTCATCTCGAAGCAGGCTTCCCGCTTAGATGCTTTCAGCGGTTATCCTTTCCGAACGTAGCCAACCAGCCATGCCCTTGGCAGGACAACTGGCACACCAGAGGTTCGTCCGTCCCGGTCCTCTCGTACTAGGGACAGCCCTTCTCAAGACTCCTACGCGCACAGCGGATAGGGACCGAACTGTCTCACGACGTTCTAAACCCAGCTCGCGTACCGCTTTAATGGGCGAACAGCCCAACCCTTGGGACCGACTCCAGCCCCAGGATGCGACGAGCCGACATCGAGGTGCCAAACCATCCCGTCGATATGGACTCTTGGGGAAGATCAGCCTGTTATCCCCGGGGTACCTTTTATCCGTTGAGCGACGGCGCTTCCACAAGCCACCGCCGGATCACTAGTCCCGACTTTCGTCCCTGCTCGACCCGTCGGTCTCACAGTCAAGCTCCCTTGTGCACTTACACTCAACACCTGATTGCCAACCAGGCTGAGGGAACCTTTGGGCGCCTCCGTTACCCTTTGGGAGGCAACCGCCCCAGTTAAACTACCCATCAGACACTGTCCCTGATCCGGATCACGGACCCAGGTTAGACATCCAGCACGACCAGAGTGGTATTTCAACGACGACTCCACCTGAACTGGCGTCCAAGCTTCACAGTCTCCCACCTATCCTACACAAGCCGAACCGAACACCAATATCAAACTGTAGTAAAGGTCCCGGGGTCTTTCCGTCCTGCTGCGCGAAACGAGCATCTTTACTCGTAGTGCAATTTCACCGGGCCTATGGTTGAGACAGTCGAGAAGTCGTTACGCCATTCGTGCAGGTCGGAACTTACCCGACAAGGAATTTCGCTACCTTAGGATGGTTATAGTTACCACCGCCGTTTACTGGCGCTTAAGTTCTCAGCTTCGCCACACCGAAATGTGACTAACCGGTCCCCTTAACGTTCCAGCACCGGGCAGGCGTCAGTCCGTATACATCGCCTTACGGCTTCGCACGGACCTGTGTTTTTAGTAAACAGTCGCTTCTCGCTGGTCTCTGCGGCCACCCCCAGCTCACGGAGCACGTCCGATCACCAAAGATGGCCCCCCTTCTCCCGAAGTTACGGGGGCATTTTGCCGAGTTCCTTAACCATAGTTCACCCGAACGCCTCGGTATTCTCTACCTGACCACCTGAGTCGGTTTAGGGTACGGGCCGCCATGAAACTCGCTAGAGGCTTTTCTCGACAGCATAGGATCATCCACTTCACCACAATCGGCTCGGCATCAGGTCTCAGCCTCAATGTGTGACGGATTTGCCTATCACACGGCCTACACCCTTACCCCGGGACAACCACCGCCCGGGCTGGACTACCTTCCTGCGTCACCCCATCGCTTACCTACTACCACCTTGGACCGGCGGCTCCACCACTCCCCTTCACCCGAAGGATCCAGGACGGCTTCACGGCCTTAGCATCAGAGGGTTCAGTACTGGGCGTTTCAAAGCGGGTACCGGAATATCAACCGGTTGTCCATCGACTACGCCTGTCGGCCTCGCCTTAGGTCCCGACTTACCCTGGGCAGATCAGCTTGACCCAGGAACCCTTAGTCAATCGGCGCACACGTTTCTCACGTGTGTATCGCTACTCATGCCTGCATTCTCACTCGTGAACCGTCCACCACTCGCTTACGCGGCGGCTTCACCCGGCACACGACGCTCCCCTACCCATCCACACTCCCGTTGGGGATCATGTGTGAATGACACGACTTCGGCGGTACGCTTGAGCCCCGCTACATTGTCGGCGCGGAATCACTTGACCAGTGAGCTATTACGCACTCTTTCAAGGGTGGCTGCTTCTAAGCCAACCTCCTGGTTGTCTCTGCGACTCCACATCCTTTCCCACTTAGCGTACGCTTAGGGGCCTTAGTCGATGCTCTGGGCTGTTTCCCTCTCGACCATGGAGCTTATCCCCCACAGTCTCACTGCCGCGCTCTCACTTACCGGCATTCGGAGTTTGGCTAAGGTCAGTAACCCGGTAGGGCCCATCGCCTATCCAGTGCTCTACCTCCGGCAAGAAACACACGACGCTGCACCTAAATGCATTTCGGGGAGAACCAGCTATCACGGAGTTTGATTGGCCTTTCACCCCTAACCACAGGTCATCCCCCAGGTTTTCAACCCTGGTGGGTTCGGTCCTCCACGAAGTCTTACCTCCGCTTCAACCTGCCCATGGCTAGATCACTCCGCTTCGGGTCTTGAGCGCGCTACTAAACCGCCCTGTTCGGACTCGCTTTCGCTACGGCTTCCCCACACGGGTTAACCTCGCAACACACCGCAAACTCGCAGGCTCATTCTTCAAAAGGCACGCAGTCACGACGCACAGAGCAAGCTCTGCACGCGACGCTCCCACGGCTTGTAGGCACACGGTTTCAGGTACTATTTCACTCCGCTCCCGCGGTACTTTTCACCATTCCCTCACGGTACTATCCGCTATCGGTCACCAGGGAATATTTAGGCTTAACGGGTGGTCCCGCCAGATTCACACGGGATTTCTCGGGCCCCGTGCTACTTGGGTGTCTCTTAAACGAGCCGCTGACGTTTCAGCTACGGGGGTCTTACCCTCTACGCCGGACCTTTCGCATGTCCTTCGCCTACATCAACGGTTTCTGACTCGTCTCATCGCCGGCAGACAATGAAAAAGAGATCCCACAACCCCGTATGCGCAACCCCTGCCGGGTATCACACGCATACGGTTTGGCCTCATCCGGTTTCGCTCGCCACTACTCCCGGAATCACGGTTGTTTTCTCTTCCTGAGGGTACTGAGATGTTTCACTTCCCCTCGTTCCCTCCACACTGCCTATGTGTTCAGCAGCGGGTGACAGCCCATGACGACTGCCGGGTTTCCCCATTCGGAAACCCCCGGATCAAAGCCTGGTTGACGGCTCCCCGGGGACTATCGTGGCCTCCCACGTCCTTCATCGGTTCCTGGTGCCAAGGCATCCACCGTGCGCCCTTAAAAACTTGGCCACAGATGCTCGCGTCCACTGTGCAGTTCTCAAGCAACGACCAGCCACCCACCACCCCACCCAACAGGGCGAGTTCACCGGGGCCGGCATCCCGAAGGACGAGCTCACGCTCGCACCCTCAGACACCCAACAGCGCGCCCGGCACGATCCCCTGACCACACGTTCCACGCCGAAGCAGTACTAGTGAAGCCCTGAAACCGTGCCGAATAGTCAACGTTCCACCCATGAGCTGACCACCGTCGGACATTTGCCGACGTAGTGGCTCTGGACCCCTGTGACAGGGCCTAGATGCTCCTTAGAAAGGAGGTGATCCAGCCGCACCTTCCGGTACGGCTACCTTGTTACGACTTCGTCCCAATCGCCAGTCCCACCTTCGACAGCTCCCTCCCACAAGGGGTTGGGCCACCGGCTTCGGGTGTTACCGACTTTCGTGACGTGACGGGCGGTGTGTACAAGGCCCGGGAACGTATTCACCGCAGCAATGCTGATCTGCGATTACTAGCAACTCCGACTTCATGGGGTCGAGTTGCAGACCCCAATCCGAACTGAGACCGGCTTTTTGAGATTCGCTCCGCCTCGCGGCATCGCAGCTCTTTGTACCGGCCATTGTAGCACGTGTGCAGCCCAAGACATAAGGGGCATGATGACTTGACGTCGTCCCCACCTTCCTCCGAGTTGACCCCGGCAGTCTCCTGTGAGTCCCCATCACCCCGAAGGGCATGCTGGCAACACAGAACAAGGGTTGCGCTCGTTGCGGGACTTAACCCAACATCTCACGACACGAGCTGACGACAGCCATGCACCACCTGTATACCGACCACAAGGGGGGCACCATCTCTGATGCTTTCCGGTATATGTCAAGCCTTGGTAAGGTTCTTCGCGTTGCGTCGAATTAAGCCACATGCTCCGCTGCTTGTGCGGGCCCCCGTCAATTCCTTTGAGTTTTAGCCTTGCGGCCGTACTCCCCAGGCGGGGAACTTAATGCGTTAGCTGCGGCACCGACGACGTGGAATGTCGCCAACACCTAGTTCCCAACGTTTACGGCGTGGACTACCAGGGTATCTAATCCTGTTCGCTCCCCACGCTTTCGCTCCTCAGCGTCAGTAATGGCCCAGAGATCCGCCTTCGCCACCGGTGTTCCTCCTGATATCTGCGCATTTCACCGCTACACCAGGAATTCCGATCTCCCCTACCACACTCTAGCTAGCCCGTATCGAATGCAGACCCGGGGTTAAGCCCCGGGCTTTCACATCCGACGTGACAAGCCGCCTACGAGCTCTTTACGCCCAATAATTCCGGACAACGCTTGCGCCCTACGTATTACCGCGGCTGCTGGCACGTAGTTAGCCGGCGCTTCTTCTGCAGGTACCGTCACTTGCGCTTCTTCCCTGCTGAAAGAGGTTTACAACCCGAAGGCCGTCATCCCTCACGCGGCGTCGCTGCATCAGGCTTTCGCCCATTGTGCAATATTCCCCACTGCTGCCTCCCGTAGGAGTCTGGGCCGTGTCTCAGTCCCAGTGTGGCCGGTCGCCCTCTCAGGCCGGCTACCCGTCGTCGCCTTGGTAGGCCATCACCCCACCAACAAGCTGATAGGCCGCGGGCTCATCCTTCACCGCCGGAGCTTTCAACCCCCCAAGATGCCTCGGGAGGTGGTATCCGGTATTAGACCCCGTTTCCAGGGCTTGTCCCAGAGTGAAGGGCAGATTGCCCACGTGTTACTCACCCGTTCGCCACTAATCCACCCCGAAGGGCTTCATCGTTCGACTTGCATGTGTTAAGCACGCCGCCAGCGTTCGTCCTGAGCCAGGATCAAACTCTCCATGAATGTTTACCCGTAATCGGGTTCAACACCACAAGAGCGGGACAACCAGTCGGAATAAGACCAGTCGTCCACAGCGTCCTCGCTGTGTTTTCGCCTGCCCGCCACAAGGGCCGACAGGACTTTCAAAGGAACCTCCAACCCACCGAAATGGGCCGGGGTTGTCAATCTGGCGTTGACTTTTGGCACGCTGTTGAGTTCTCAAGGAACGGACGCTTCCTTCGTACTCACCCTCACGGGCTTTCCTCCGGGCGCTTCCCTTCGGTCTTGCATTTCCAACCTTACCAGACTCTATTTCCGCTCCGTTTCCGGTGAGGAATTCGATTCCAGCGGCCGTTGGAAGGCCATTGCCTTTCGGCTGACCCGACTTTATCAGAGATTCTGAGTCGGAATTCCCGCCCACTTCGGGGACGGTTCCCGAGCGCATGTGCGCGCCGGGTTCCCCTTCAGGCGGAGACGTAAACGTACTGGAGCGGAGCGCCCCGATGCAAATCGGGGGCCCCGCTCCGGAGTTGGCCAGGTCAGACCTCGACGACGACCGGAAGGATCATCGGACGCCGACGGTAGGTGTCGGAGACCCACTTGCCCGCCACGCGGCGGACCAGCTGCTGCAGTTGGTGCGGCTCGGCGACCCCGTCGGAGGCCGACTTGGCGATCGCCTCCTCGATCTTCGGTAGTACTGCGCCGAAGGCGCTGTCCTCGATTCCGGAGCCGCGGGCGTGGATGTGCGGCCCGCCGACGACCTTGCCGGTGCTCGAGTCGACCACGACGAAGACCGAGATCATGCCCTCGTCGCCGAGGATCCGGCGGTCCTTGAGGGATGCCTCGGTGACATCGCCGACCGAGAGGCCGTCGACGTACACATAACCGGCCTGGACCTTGCCGACGATCTTGGCCTTGCCGTCGACGAGGTCGACGACGACTCCGTCCTCGGCGATGACGATGTGGTCCTTCGGAACGCCCGTCAGGGCTCCGAGTTCGGCGTTGGCCCGCAGATGGCGCCATTCGCCGTGAACCGGCATCAGGTTCTTCGGCTTGCAGATGTTGTAGAAGTACAGGAGCTCGCCGGCCGAGGCGTGGCCCGAGACATGGACCTTGGCGTTGCCCTTGTGGACGACGTTCGCGCCCCAGCGGGTCAGGCCGTTGATCACGCGGTAGACCGCGTTCTCGTTGCCCGGGATCAGGGACGACGCAAGGATCACGGTGTCGCCCTGGACGATCCGGATCTGGTGGTCGCGGTTGGCCATGCGGGACAGGGCGGCCATCGGTTCACCCTGGGAGCCCGTGCAGACCAGGACCACTTCGTGGTCCGGGAGGTCGTCGAGCGTCTTCACGTCGACGACAAGGCCCGCTGGGACGCGCAGATAGCCCAGGTCGCGTGCGATACCCATGTTGCGGACCATCGAGCGGCCCACGAAAGCCACGCGGCGGCCGTACTCGTGGGCCGCGTCGAGGATCTGCTGGATGCGGTGGACGTGGCTGGCGAAGCTCGCGACGATGATGCGCTTCTGGGCGTTCGCGAAGACCGTGCGCAGGACGTTCGAGATGTCACGCTCGGGCGGGACGAAGCCCGGGACCTCGGCGTTCGTCGAGTCCGAGAGCAGGAGGTCGATGCCCTCCTCGCTCAGCCGCGCGAACGCGTGCAGGTCGGTCAGCCGGCCGTCCAGCGGGAGCTGGTCCATCTTGAAGTCGCCGGTGTGGACCACCATGCCCGCGGGGGTGCGGATGGCGACGGCCAGCGCGTCCGGGATGGAGTGGTTGACCGCGATGAACTCGCAGTCGAAGGGGCCGATGCGCTCGCGGTGGCCCTCGTTGACTTCGAGGGTGTACGGGCGGATGCGGTGCTCCTGGAGCTTCGCCTCGATCAGCGCGAGCGTCAGCTTGGAGCCGATCAGCGGGATGTCCTGCTTCAGGCGGAGCAGGAACGGGACGCCACCGATGTGGTCCTCGTGGCCGTGCGTGAGCACGATGCCGTCGATGTCGTCGAGGCGGTCCCTGAGGGTGGTGAAGTCCGGCAGGATCAGGTCGATTCCGGGCTGCTCCTCCTCGGGGAAGAGGACGCCGCAGTCGACGATGAGCAGTCGGCCGTCGTATTCGAAGACCGTCATGTTCCGGCCGATCTCGCCGAGACCGCCGAGAGGGGTGATGCGCAGGCCGCCCTTGGGAAGCTTCGGCGGGGCGCCGAGTTCAGGATGCGGATGACTCAAAAGACTCTCCTCACCACGCACGCCACGTACCGCTCCGGCACGTGGCGTACATGACATTCGTGCAATTGCTGTTGTCTTGGTTCCGACCGGTTTCGGTCGGCCTTCTTCGCGTATTCAGTTGTGAAGTCTGTGGTTAGAGCTGTACCCCACCGGCCGCGAGGTCGATCTTGAGCTGCGCGGTTTCCTCCGGGGAGAGCTCCACCAGGGGAAGCCGGAGCGGTCCGGCAGGGAGGCCCTGCAGGGCCAGTGCCGCCTTGGTGGTGATGACGCCCTGAGTGCGGAACATGCCCGTGAAGACCGGGAGCAGCTGCTGGTGGATCTCGGTGGCCTTCTGGACGTCACCGGTGAGGTGGGCGTCGAGGAGGGCGCGGAGCTCCGGGGTGACGACATGGCCGACTACGGACACGAAGCCGACGGCGCCGACCGAGAGCAGCGGGAGGTTGAGCATGTCGTCGCCGGAGTACCAGGCGAGACCGCTGCGGGCGATGGCCCAGCTGGCGCGGCCCAGGTCGCCCTTGGCGTCCTTGTTGGCGACGATACGCGGGTGATCGGCGAGGCGCACCAGCGTTTCGGTGTCGATCGGGACGCCACTGCGGCCGGGGATGTCGTAGAGCATGACGGGCAGTTCGGTCGCATCGGCGATGGCCGAGAAGTGACGGAACAGGCCCTCCTGCGGGGGCTTGTTGTAGTACGGCGTCACCGCGAGCAGGCCGTGCGCGCCGGAGCGTTCGGCTGTGCGGGCGAGCTCGATGCTGTGGCGCGTGTCGTTGGTGCCGATACCG
This window of the Streptomyces sp. SLBN-118 genome carries:
- a CDS encoding SpoIIE family protein phosphatase; this encodes MAEPGVETRTRSSVITARAAATFDPVGRSVATARAFVRDTLHGWGYSDVVDDAVVLTSELVTNAVVHAGTAADVLCLRTDDGVRVEVGDRYPEREIPLQGSGRVIVSPDRENGRGLLLCAALASRWGVEYTPTHKQVWFQLDLPQRPVGTRSAGPVLPVALLPVTDERVRVAVIQIDRSGSISVWNEDAQHLFGYAADQVVGKPLTDVAAWPHTPGIGTGIADALRLSRWEGSYGVRGTDGRVIPVYASHLRVRDTNGDPSTVCLLVRDDERAILQTPQRAPVTETGTERTTDPFEIFIGSPAPDDLDGLLQRTVERARDMLDGDAAFLLLATDDETELEVRATTGLPSARQRFARVPVEAGTGRYGSARMPAVHEDLTAVPGAVPLLNSTGMRSVVTVPLKVEGRLTGSLGVAAESAGRYSNEEALRLQFAADRIALAVESARLGELERLRRGSLSFLVEASDLLAGTLDRDQTLALMAQMTVPTLATWCAVYTIADQSSEPYLSYVLHEDEERIDGLKALLSKIDPPDPVTTPGARVWTAPAEAGHRAALRTSRRELGLGSGPPVSSGIGATLATAAAVGGETVVLPLVARNRVIGMLTLGKPSDDHFRQEILELAEDLSRRAALALDNARLYSERVAISQSLQRSLLPPELPHVPGVEVEVIYRAAGEGNEVGGDFYDVFPIRDGAYGFAIGDVCGTGPEAAAVTGLARHALRLLAREGFGGPAVLERLNAAILDEGARSRFLTLLYGELWPQEDGSAILKVVCAGHPLPLRLRQDGSVEPAAEPQPLLGVMDDLELYEQMVTLDPGDVLLCVTDGVTERREGTRMLGDDGLIDVLTNCTGLTAGAVASRVLRAVERFAAEPASDDMAILAMRVPEPHRA
- a CDS encoding ribonuclease J; the encoded protein is MSHPHPELGAPPKLPKGGLRITPLGGLGEIGRNMTVFEYDGRLLIVDCGVLFPEEEQPGIDLILPDFTTLRDRLDDIDGIVLTHGHEDHIGGVPFLLRLKQDIPLIGSKLTLALIEAKLQEHRIRPYTLEVNEGHRERIGPFDCEFIAVNHSIPDALAVAIRTPAGMVVHTGDFKMDQLPLDGRLTDLHAFARLSEEGIDLLLSDSTNAEVPGFVPPERDISNVLRTVFANAQKRIIVASFASHVHRIQQILDAAHEYGRRVAFVGRSMVRNMGIARDLGYLRVPAGLVVDVKTLDDLPDHEVVLVCTGSQGEPMAALSRMANRDHQIRIVQGDTVILASSLIPGNENAVYRVINGLTRWGANVVHKGNAKVHVSGHASAGELLYFYNICKPKNLMPVHGEWRHLRANAELGALTGVPKDHIVIAEDGVVVDLVDGKAKIVGKVQAGYVYVDGLSVGDVTEASLKDRRILGDEGMISVFVVVDSSTGKVVGGPHIHARGSGIEDSAFGAVLPKIEEAIAKSASDGVAEPHQLQQLVRRVAGKWVSDTYRRRPMILPVVVEV
- the dapA gene encoding 4-hydroxy-tetrahydrodipicolinate synthase; this encodes MAPISTPQIPFGRVLTAMVTPFTADGALDLAGAQQLAAHLVDAGNDGLIINGTTGESPTTSDAEKDQLVRAVLEAVGDRAHVVAGIGTNDTRHSIELARTAERSGAHGLLAVTPYYNKPPQEGLFRHFSAIADATELPVMLYDIPGRSGVPIDTETLVRLADHPRIVANKDAKGDLGRASWAIARSGLAWYSGDDMLNLPLLSVGAVGFVSVVGHVVTPELRALLDAHLTGDVQKATEIHQQLLPVFTGMFRTQGVITTKAALALQGLPAGPLRLPLVELSPEETAQLKIDLAAGGVQL